In one Brassica oleracea var. oleracea cultivar TO1000 chromosome C9, BOL, whole genome shotgun sequence genomic region, the following are encoded:
- the LOC106315430 gene encoding LOW QUALITY PROTEIN: cytosolic sulfotransferase 5-like (The sequence of the model RefSeq protein was modified relative to this genomic sequence to represent the inferred CDS: deleted 2 bases in 2 codons) — translation MDPKELPSNVRDDEISEETKKLISSLPSRIDYQGNKICKYQGCWYFYNTLQGVLNFQRGFQPQDTDIILASYPKSGTTWLKALTVALLERSKKHSSDDADHPLLYDNPHGIIPFLEIDVYSESSSPNLAKFSAPPRLFSTHMPLHTIHREALKHSPCKIVYVCRNVKDTLISCWFYSSAIYKIEPTRSVLESRFEEFCNGTNYFGPFWEHILSYWRGSLEDPNYVLFMRYEEMKAEPRDQIKRLAVFLGCPFTKQEEDSGSLDKILDLCSLRNLRSLEVNKTGQSINNVEHSFFFRKGEVGDSKNYLTPEMENKIDMIIQEKLQGCGLKF, via the exons ATGGATCCGAAGGAGCTTCCGTCCAACGTAAGAGACGACGAGATAAGTGAAGAAACCAAGAAGTTGATCTCTTCGCTTCCTTCACGCATAGATTACCAAGGGAATAAGATTTGTAAATATCAAGGATGTTGGTACTTTTACAACACCCTCCAAGGTGTTCTCAATTTCCAGAGAGGTTTTCAACCGCAAGACACTGATATAATCCTTGCTTCCTATCCCAAATCAGGCACTACTTGGCTCAAGGCCCTCACAGTCGCTCTCCTTGAGAGATCTAAGAAACATTCTTCTGATGATGCTGATCACCCTCTTCTATATGATAATCCTCATGGCATTATACCATTCTTGGAGATCGATGTGTACTCCGAAAGCTCAAGTCCTAACCTAGCCAAGTTCTCAGCACCTCCGAGGCTGTTCTCGACTCATATGCCACTGCACACAATCCAC CGCGAAGCCCTCAAGCACTCTCCTTGCAAGATTGTGTACGTGTGTAGGAACGTGAAGGACACGTTGATTTCGTGTTGGTTTTATAGCAGTGCTATTTATAAAATTGAACCAACCAGAAGCGTTCTCGAGTCTAGGTTTGAAGAGTTCTGCAATGGAACTAACTATTTTGGACCTTTTTGGGAACATATATTGAGTTACTGGAGAGGAAGCTTGGAAGACCCCAATTATGTCCTTTTCATGAGGTATGAGGAAATGAAAGCCGAGCCTCGTGATCAGATCAAGAGACTTGCGGTCTTCTTGGGTTGTCCTTTTACTAAGCAAGAAGAAGATAGTGGATCTTTGGACAAGATCTTGGACCTTTGCTCTCTGCGTAATCTGAGAAGTTTGGAGGTTAACAAAACA GGACAGTCCATAAACAATGTGGAGCACAGTTTTTTTTTCCGTAAAGGGGAAGTCGGTGACTCGAAAAATTATCTTACACCTGAAATGGAGAACAAGATAGACATGATCATCCAAGAAAAATTGCAAGGTTGTGGTTTAAAATTTTAG